GATTTAATATGAAAAAACTAATTATTTTCTAAGCTAAAAAATAGGTAAAATTAACCTCTATCCTCGATTTTATTGCCGTCTAGTTTGTCCTCATCTTCAAATTCATCATCATCGTCAAATTCATCCTTACTGTCTTCATCATCAAACCCATCATCGTCTTCCTCATCATCAAACCCATCACCACCTTCAAACTTATCATCAATATCCTCGTCTTCAAATCCATCTTCAATCCCTGGCTCATCGTATATTGCATCTTCAGTTTTAGCTTCAACAGGATAATCAGCAGCTTCAATAGCATTACTCTCTTCTTCATTACTAATCTTATCTTTGTTAGCAGCAGAAAAGACCTTGTTTGGATCATATGGCTCTTGTGTAGGCACACGTGTTGGTTTAATCAGCCTTCTTGTGAATGTGCTATCACTATAGTACAAAATTTTCTTTGACTTAATTGGATAAGTCGATTCTATCAAAATTATCTGATCATCACGTGGCAGCATAATAATTTCTTGAGGTAAGAGCAATGCTCTCTGTGTTTCAGAGATATGCAATGATCTTGATGCAGGATTCAAGTCTAAAAATTTAGGTTTGTTTAATGATTCTTGTTGTACAGTTTTGTTTCCTATAAGCTGAGATATCAAATTAGCCGTTTCAATATTATTGGCTGCAAAAGTTATTCTATAGGTTGAGTTTGATAAAAAGGAGTTCATTCCTGCTTCTTCATATATTCCTTTAAGCTGTTCAGTATCTTGAACAATTAAAAATAACCTTACTCGATAGCCACGAAAGTATGCGATGCCCGTTTGAAATTGCTCCATTTTTCCAAGTGTTGGAAACTCATCCATTAAAAATAATACGCCGTAAGGCTCGTCATCCGATGGCAATTTTCTACATAAAAACTCAGTTGCCTGTTGGTAAAAAACCTGCATTAAAGGCCTGAGCCTAGTTAAGTTATCAGGAGTTAAACCAACATAAACTGTAGTTTTCTTCTTTTTAAAATCCAAAATATTAAAATCACTTGATGCAGTTGCAGTATCGATCAATGGGTTTGCCCACAATTCAAGCGACGAGTTCATAGTTGACACAACACCTGATCTTTCTTTGTCAGCCTTTTGCAAAAAAGCTGCAATGTTCATATACGCTACCGGATGTATTATTTTACCCATTGTGTCCAAAACTACAGCAAGATTGTAAACTACGTCATCGCTACGCATCGTACGCACAACCTCACCAAAAGATTTAACTTTCTCTGGTGCAGCAAGTAAATATAGTACCACCCCAACAAATAAGCTTCTTGCTTCGTTTTGCCAAAAATCTTGTTCAGGCATGATTAGGTTAGCTATTTTTTGCACATCGTCAACCATCTGTCCAGGTTTTTCACTAATCCATTCCAGTGGATTATAACAATGGCTTACCCCATCTGGCTGCGCTGGGTTCCATACATATACTTTTTGTCCTTGTCGCTCTCGCCAACCACTTGTTATTTCATAGTTTTCTAATTTTATATCATGCACAATTACCGAATCATTCCAAAATAACAAATTAGGAATTACAAAACCAACACCTTTACCAGAGCCTGTAGGTGCAAAGAGCAATGCATGCTGAAACCCATCAGCAATAAAATATCCTCTCTTATCTTTACCAAGCAATAGACCTTTTTTGCTTCTTAATCCCGCTTTTCGTATGTCTTTCTCTGATGCCCACTGTGAATCTCCATGAAGTGATTCTTTCTTTTTAAATGGCCGCCACTCAATTAGTCTTTCTCTCACATTCCACAAAATAATCATCAAAACAATTTTAGGCAGTACAGAAGATACAACTAATTTAATTTTGAGCTCAAAGCTATATAGCTCTGGATGATGCCAACAATATTGTATATGATCAAAAATTGTCGGCCAGAGAGCTTGAGGAAAAGGTGTCAAGCTAGGATTAATTGCTCTAAAATCTACACCATCTGGACCGTCAACAAACAGGTAGAATAATATACCAGACAAATAGAAGCAAAATTCAAGTATGCTAAAAGATACTACACCTCCTATGAGAATATTGCGTAGGTGATTTCCATTACTCATAAACTACTTTTTCTTAACTTACGTATAAATTTAAGTATTTTCATTTGAAGATCTAGTAAATAATATTTCAGAAATGCTTCTTTTTCCACCACTGGTCCTTTTGAGTTGAATAACAATGTCAATTACATTTCTAATGTATGGTATGATCTGATCTGGGGGAATTCCAAGATTTGCTTGCATAACCATAAGTTTTATTTGCTCAAGAGCCATTGCCGGACTATCCGCATGAAGAGTTGATATTGACCCTGGGTGGCCAGTGTTTATTGCTCTAAGAAAACTAAAAGCTTCTGCTCCACGCAGCTCACCAACTATTATTCTATCTGGTCTTAAACGTAAACATGCCTCTATCAAATCTTGAGTGGTCACTTTTGCCCTACCCTGACCTCCTTTAGAAGCAATAAGATGTACTCTATTCGGATGATCATTCAAAACTATCTCTCTTGCATCTTCAACAGTAATAATTCTTTCTTCAGATGGAATAGCACGCAAAGTAGCATTAGTAAAAGTGGTTTTACCAGTGGAAGTTCCACCACTAATTATGATATTTTTCTTACTTATTACAGCATATTCTAAAAACTCTTTTATTTTTTTTTGTTTCAGTAGCAAATCTAGGTGACGATCTACTGGATTATCGGTCACTCCTATAACAGTTTCAGAAAAAGCCCCCATTTTTTCATAATCATCCAATGCCAATTGCATAGAAGAAGGTTTACGAATTGAAATGACTACTTTATCAGGCTCACATGCTGGAGGAAACACTATCTGTATACGATAACCATTTGGTAATGTAGCTGAAAGCAGCGGTGTCTCTTCGCTCAGTTTTTGTTCTGTAGCTTGAGCAATCAACCTGCTAAGAGATTTTAAATGATTAAGATCAAATATTTCTAACTTTTCGCATCTTATTTCACCGCGATTTTCAATCCATACTTCCTTCGGTTTATTTATTGATATTTCATTTACACCTTCCTCTTGAAATATCCCTTGTAATGGCTCCAAGTATGTATCAAGTGCAGCATAGTTCATTTCAGTTATTTAATATTGACTGTGGAGGAAATACTATATCTTGGTTAACAAATACTTTCAATGCAGTTCCTTGATTAACATAAATAGTTGGTTTTTTATCTACACTCCTATCAACTATATCTCGCATGTCTTTGGAAAAATCATTGATTGACTTCCCGATTGCTTCATCATAAACAGATTTGCTTCTTTTCTGAGTTTGCCTCAACAGTTGACGTACATCGTCTAAAGTTATACCGATATTGTCACTAGTAATTGTATCAACTCCACTAGCTCCAGAACTTTTTATCACACTTACTATTTCTTCCTTTATTATTCTCAGCAAATCCTGATCACTTTTAGCATTTCGAATTTTTTCAATAGCCCTAATACCCAATTTCCATTTTTCGTCTCCTACCTTCCCAACTTCAGTTTTTATAGAATTCTCCAATCTCTCAACAATAGCCCCTTTGAGAGAAGAAATATCTATTTCAGTTGCAGTAATAGACTTCACTGCATCCATGGCAGTTAGCGCATCGATAAGATTAGAGGCTTTTTGTCCTACAACAGCTGAACCAATCGAAACACCAGCAAGTGCCACTGAAGAGAATAATGCACTTGCTATTTTATTATCAACTATTCCAGCTATCCCTGCCCTTCCAAGCTCATCGGTACCAGATGATGCAATAGCAACATCTATACCATGAGGAAGAATGATCCTATTCCAATTTATGTTCACGCGGGCTTTTGCAACATTTGAGTCGAATGAATAACCACCTATTAACCTTGAACCTTTTGGTATTAAAATTGTATCACCAGTTTCTGCATAAACGTCTCTACTAACAACAGCACGGAGCATTCCTTTTAAGTCAGAACTTATTGCAGTTTCAAGAATAGCGTCAATAACTTTACCTTGAATAATCATTAAACCAAGCTTTCCAGCTTTGGTAGCTTTGCTCGACTGTGCTGAGGTATTGGATAAAACAGCATCTGTAGCTTTACCTTCCCCACTACTACCTGAAATTGCTAACATTTGTGCACTACGTCTGTCTCTAGGATAACCGCCACCCCCTATTGTAGGAAATGAAGTAGGCAAATTGCTAATAACATTACCAGAAGGAAAATTTTGCTTTGGTAAAACAGGTATATTTGACAAGGGAATTTCTTTTAGTTGCTCTTCTTTTTTTGTCACTTCCTCTTTTTTGATTTGTTTTACTTCTGGTATGACTTGTGGGATAGGAAGAGGAGGTAAGGGTGGCAAGAGATCAGTTGCTATCCTCTCGGAAACTACTACATTATCTGGAACTTGTTCTAACTTTCCTTTCAATTCTTGAATGTTTTGCTTTGTTTCCTCTTTTTTAACAATCTCTGGACCCTCTTTATTAGAAGGACTAAAATAAAGATAGTACACTCCACCAACTAAGAGCGCTACCATAACTATCATCAATGCCTTATAACCTTGATTAGAGCCAACTGTTACTACCTTGCTTTCTATCTCTGATTCATCTTCTACACTATTATGCCTTTCTTTACTCATATTATATGTACCAGAACTAAAGTGACCTATTTATAACTTCAACTTCACTACCTTCATAACGCATTAATAGCTTTTTATGTACTCCTTTTATTACAACATAATCATCAAATAACAGCCTTTTACAGGATTCGCCTTCTATAAAAATCTGAGGAATTTTATTACTATTTCTAAACTTTAAATAGGTTAAATAACCATCATCGAATAACTCAATTGGAACTATATCTATGTTACCACCTTCATCAATATATGTATAGTTGTACCTCGTATTATTTTCTTGTATTATTTTTTCTGGCTTTTCTGTAATGTATTGCATTTGAGTAGGTAAAGAAACCTCATCTAAATCAACATCAAATTCATCTTCTTCTTGAGGATAATAAAAACGTATTACGTAAGATATATCCTTTTCAACGGAATAATCATGATCCACTTTTTTAGCATCAGTATCTGGGTATTTATCGTAATTTGGTCTTGAAATTAGATCAAAAATGTAATTTCTCTTTTTAGTTGTCGTAATAATCATGTTAGTGCGACTACTGACTTCAAATGGCATGACAAGCAGTTTATTATCATAAGGATTAATTTTCCAACTTGATGCATCACCAACAGCAA
This sequence is a window from Wolbachia endosymbiont (group B) of Protocalliphora azurea. Protein-coding genes within it:
- a CDS encoding type IV secretory system conjugative DNA transfer family protein, whose product is MSNGNHLRNILIGGVVSFSILEFCFYLSGILFYLFVDGPDGVDFRAINPSLTPFPQALWPTIFDHIQYCWHHPELYSFELKIKLVVSSVLPKIVLMIILWNVRERLIEWRPFKKKESLHGDSQWASEKDIRKAGLRSKKGLLLGKDKRGYFIADGFQHALLFAPTGSGKGVGFVIPNLLFWNDSVIVHDIKLENYEITSGWRERQGQKVYVWNPAQPDGVSHCYNPLEWISEKPGQMVDDVQKIANLIMPEQDFWQNEARSLFVGVVLYLLAAPEKVKSFGEVVRTMRSDDVVYNLAVVLDTMGKIIHPVAYMNIAAFLQKADKERSGVVSTMNSSLELWANPLIDTATASSDFNILDFKKKKTTVYVGLTPDNLTRLRPLMQVFYQQATEFLCRKLPSDDEPYGVLFLMDEFPTLGKMEQFQTGIAYFRGYRVRLFLIVQDTEQLKGIYEEAGMNSFLSNSTYRITFAANNIETANLISQLIGNKTVQQESLNKPKFLDLNPASRSLHISETQRALLLPQEIIMLPRDDQIILIESTYPIKSKKILYYSDSTFTRRLIKPTRVPTQEPYDPNKVFSAANKDKISNEEESNAIEAADYPVEAKTEDAIYDEPGIEDGFEDEDIDDKFEGGDGFDDEEDDDGFDDEDSKDEFDDDDEFEDEDKLDGNKIEDRG
- the virB11 gene encoding P-type DNA transfer ATPase VirB11, producing MNYAALDTYLEPLQGIFQEEGVNEISINKPKEVWIENRGEIRCEKLEIFDLNHLKSLSRLIAQATEQKLSEETPLLSATLPNGYRIQIVFPPACEPDKVVISIRKPSSMQLALDDYEKMGAFSETVIGVTDNPVDRHLDLLLKQKKIKEFLEYAVISKKNIIISGGTSTGKTTFTNATLRAIPSEERIITVEDAREIVLNDHPNRVHLIASKGGQGRAKVTTQDLIEACLRLRPDRIIVGELRGAEAFSFLRAINTGHPGSISTLHADSPAMALEQIKLMVMQANLGIPPDQIIPYIRNVIDIVIQLKRTSGGKRSISEILFTRSSNENT
- a CDS encoding TrbI/VirB10 family protein; the protein is MSKERHNSVEDESEIESKVVTVGSNQGYKALMIVMVALLVGGVYYLYFSPSNKEGPEIVKKEETKQNIQELKGKLEQVPDNVVVSERIATDLLPPLPPLPIPQVIPEVKQIKKEEVTKKEEQLKEIPLSNIPVLPKQNFPSGNVISNLPTSFPTIGGGGYPRDRRSAQMLAISGSSGEGKATDAVLSNTSAQSSKATKAGKLGLMIIQGKVIDAILETAISSDLKGMLRAVVSRDVYAETGDTILIPKGSRLIGGYSFDSNVAKARVNINWNRIILPHGIDVAIASSGTDELGRAGIAGIVDNKIASALFSSVALAGVSIGSAVVGQKASNLIDALTAMDAVKSITATEIDISSLKGAIVERLENSIKTEVGKVGDEKWKLGIRAIEKIRNAKSDQDLLRIIKEEIVSVIKSSGASGVDTITSDNIGITLDDVRQLLRQTQKRSKSVYDEAIGKSINDFSKDMRDIVDRSVDKKPTIYVNQGTALKVFVNQDIVFPPQSILNN
- the virB9 gene encoding P-type conjugative transfer protein VirB9, which translates into the protein MNMCRILLVLALLISGNLNASINNKPISVDSRIKTFVYSPNEVFTVIFSQGYYSYIEFAEGEKVKNIAVGDASSWKINPYDNKLLVMPFEVSSRTNMIITTTKKRNYIFDLISRPNYDKYPDTDAKKVDHDYSVEKDISYVIRFYYPQEEDEFDVDLDEVSLPTQMQYITEKPEKIIQENNTRYNYTYIDEGGNIDIVPIELFDDGYLTYLKFRNSNKIPQIFIEGESCKRLLFDDYVVIKGVHKKLLMRYEGSEVEVINRSL